The genomic DNA CCTCATGACTGATGACCAGTAGCAAAGATCCAAATATCCAGATATCCAAATATCCAGCTGGTTAACCGTTCTTCAAAAGAACCTGTACCAGAATATCTATGGAGATCTCTCCTCTGCCAAATTCGGCCGAATCCTGCCTCTGTTACAGGTGACATTTGCCAGAATGCGCTCCCGTCCAGCGATGCGTTCAGCCCACCTATGGTATTGCGATGGGGGCCGCGAAGTCAATGCATTATTCTTCAAAGCTGGGAAGTGGCGCCGGCTATGTCAGCTCCTTGATGTGATGTCTTGACGGGCGTCCTTGACATCCTAATAGAAGCTCAATATTCCAAACATCCACATCTTTGCTGTATCGCTCACTGACCttacaccatcaccatctgtTCAACGCCATAATCTCTTTTCCACACCACCTACCTGACTCCATCTAGCAAGAAGACTTGTCCATTTTACTAAAATGGTCGCCTCCTTCGTCTGGACCGCAGAAGAGGCCAAATACCTCAAAGCCGTCCTCCGCTGGCAAGACGCCCCCTCCTCAGACGACGACGCCACCGCTACCAGACCAATACAACCCAGAAGGagaccaccccctcccccacaggCAACTATCCAACTTCCTTCCCAAAACCGCAGGCAAccccaagaaaaagaagaccacccaccatcaggTGAACTCCGCGTGTTGGTCCTTGGGGCGAAAGGAGCAGGGAAATCCTCTCTTTTGAGCAGAGTACGCCCCCTTTCTCACCTATCCCCTCCCATCTGTTCGCTATCTAATACAGACTTGAAGTTTTCGCAAGGCACATTCCCTCCcgccacccaacccacagcagcaacaacaacaacgtcACCATCAGGGGAGTCCCACTCAGGAAGCTGCCGACATCCcatctttctcctcccctccacaacGGGGgacagcaaaaaaaagaaatacaTCATCGACGCGCTAGAATTCCCTTCCAATCAGTCATCTTCGAACCCATTGCTGGAGCAAGCACTGGCCATCACCGAGGCGGCGGTTGTGGTCTATGACACGGCAAGCGCCGATTCTTTCAGGTTGGCgaaaggggtggtggaattCATCTTGGAGCATTTCGACCCACTCACACCATCCCCCAACAATAGCGCCAACAGGAGGGTTTATCcagtggtgctggtggggaaTAAATTTGACAATgacaaggagagagaggttagcgaggatgaggggagaGAGGCGGCCGGGAAGATGGGGGTTAGATGTATGATGGGGGTTAGTGCCAGGACGGGAGAAGGGGTACAAGGGGTGTTTGAGACTATCGGGGCGGAGGTTCTAGCTGCGAAGAGGGCAACAACTACGGctagggaggtggggagggaaatGGTTCAGGGTGGTGGGTATGAGAAGGCGGGCAACAGGCCCCAACTTGTGAGGCAAGGAGGGAGTGCAGGCGGGAGTAAAAAGAAAGGGGGTCTACTGAGAAGGATGTTCTGGGGGAGGAAACTCCACACGCGACAGGGGGTTGCTTGATTTCGATGAATATCTGGCTGTAGAATGCCGAAGAAAGTGTCCAAGTGGTGTAAGTAGTGCAAGCGAGTgccagcagcatcaagagTTCCAACACAAGCGCAAGTCTTCACACAAAATGATGTCAGAAATGTATTGAACtaacccaaccaacccatccctaGTCCATTCCacgagaaaagaaagccaCAAACCAtaacaagcaaaaagaaaacatcatctccctccttctctcctccccagtccAGCTGTATGACTCAgttcacccctccccccccccgtGTTTTGATACCCCGTGCCCTTCTCGTTCCCCTATAAACGCCAGGGCGCAGGTCTCTCTCATATGCGAGCGTTAACAAAGCACGCGAAGATGGGTATGATACAAAACAGACCCTTGTCAGGAGAtctgcctcttcttccacaaAATCGAACATGAAAGTAGAAATTATAcgtctccatcttcttcttcttcttcttcctctcctcccggtTCATCTTTCCGAGTAACTAACTGACGCCTTTTCATGCATCCCTGGTagaaaaaacaacaaaaaaaagtGACGTGTGGTCGGATAGTGCGCTCGTGTATCCAACACGGCAAGTTGGTCGAGAAGTAGTAGGGTATCATGGATCTGTTCCATTCTTGGTCTCAGTGCGGGCCTCGGGCTGCTGTGCCCATCCCTTATATATTGACCGCTTGCTCGGTTGCGATCGGAAAccgccaaaaacaaaaactccTATCCCAGGTCATGAATGtgcaaaagcaaaaaggcCTCCTTTTTAGTCGTAGCCGGCACCGCGTTGCCAAGGACTTGGGCTGTTGAATGTTAGCAAAGTTTCATCGGTTCTCCACCCAGAGATAACATACCTAGCGTTGTTTTGTTGCCGGAAGGCGCCCGGACCTGGGCTGTTGTTCTGGTTTCGATAGGGCGGAGAGCCATCAAACGGACTGGGCGCCCGCATCGACCCGTTGTCTTGGTACCTCGGCGGGCTGCGAGGTCCGTCGGCGGGGAAGAATGGCATCGACGGATTGGCTGGAGATTGGGGGCGGTTGCCGTAGCCCTGGTTGTTGTAGTTCGACTGGGCGCCAAAGCTCTGGTTGGAGTGAGCGCCAaagctgttgttggagtgaGCACCAAAGCTCTGGTTAGAGTGAGCAGAAGGCACGCCGAGCCTCTCGGTCTGGCGCCGGAGCGAGTCCGATGTAATAGATTCGGCGTCATCGTCCAGGTCCATGCCTTTGTTGAAACCCTCCTTGCCGCCGCGAGCGGTGGCCGCGAGCGCGTCCAGCTCGGTAGTCGTCGTGAGGTGCGTCTGAGACTTCATGAACGAGGTTCTGTCATCGGCCATGTAGGTGTAACGGCCATCCGGGTTGTCGCGGAAGATGACAATGACAGTGGTGACAATGagcatcaacagcaaaaCCAGCGCAAAGGAAGCATTAGCAATCCACAACACGACGCCCACAACGCCAGTGACGAGTCTGGGCTGGTTAAAGACCTCGGTGAAGATCATCAAAAAGATCGAGTTGACAAAGTTGATGGCGCAGATGGCAATGTTGAAAGAGTTGGTGCTCTTGTCCATCCATGGGCGAAGAACGCTGGCGGCAATCAGGGCGCCGGCTTCAATGATAAGAAAACCCACGGCCTGAACGGTTCCCGAGTGCTGCGCAAAGGCGATGAACATGGCCTTGAGTCCCAAGTAGCCAAGGTAGGGCAGGATGAAGTAGTAGGCGGAGGCTCTGAACTGCACGTAGAGGAAGCCCCACTTGTTAAGTGCCTGGGGGTCCGAGAAGAGGATATAGGCCGGGTTGTTGTGCATGACGATGGAGCGGCGGGCAATCATAATCACCTTGAAGGCGGCCCAGCAGAGCGTGGTCGTCATTCCGATCAGGAAAAAGACAGCCAGGACCATCAGGGCAGCCGAATCGTTCTGGGTGAACTCCCACAAGCACATGATGGCCATGGACGGGAACCCGATGAGGGTAAGACGGAACAAGATGCCCTTGAGGACCGTGAGCCAGCCGTTGCGGAAGTCGAGGAACTTGTCGCTGtccatcatcttgttcttgacgGCCATCTCGCAGGCACCCTTGAAAGCGGCCACGGCCAGACTGACAAAAATGACCAtcaagcagaagaaggccacGCAAGTCATGAAAACGTTGGTCGACTCGATGCCTGCGCGGAAGGCCACACGCTGGATCCCGTACACGATGTAACTGCCGGAGCTGGTCTCGATATTGGCGCGACGCATGAGGTCCCGCTTCATGGCTTGCCCGAGAGGCTCAGCGATGCTCCTCGGCATCATGGCCACAGAGCGCTTCGCGAGGCTCATACCAGCTTCGATAAAATCCAGAGATCGCTTCTCAACTTGCACGGAAACGGTCGTAAGCGAGTCGAAGATGGTGGCCGGAGTACCACCAGTGGCGCGCTGGTACCAGGTAAAGATGTCCTGCATGAACTCGAGACGAATGATTCCCATGCTCCACTGGAAATCCTGGGTCCACGACATGACAACAGGCGGCAGAGGCACACCAGTGAGACCAAGCATGGCCTGGGCCTGGAAGTAACCAAAGAGCGAGAGGGCGTTGGCAGCGACGTGGGAAGCGGCATTGTAGTGGCCGAGACCGGACATGATAGCCGACGATGTGAGAGCCAAACCAGCGACAATGGCAGTAGCCCACTTGACACCAAGCAAATCCACCGTCTTTCCGTTGGAAATATCAGCCTCCACGCAAGCAACAGCGTTTCCTGCCTCGGGACCATCCGTCATGGTAAAAATCACCTTTACGGTGGCGTCGAGATCGGGGAAGTTGTAGGCGATTCCAGGTACTTGTTCCAGGGCGTCACCGGTAACGGGAAGGTTGAAGTTGAGAGGAATCTTGCCTGCTGTCATGGGACAGAGACCAGCCAGACCCATATCGCATGGGCTGACTTTttgcttgatgatggggaaacCATAGGCCGAGACCTCGACATCGAAAGTGACGTTGCCCTGGACTGACGAGACAGCTACAATGTCGACGTTGGCTGTTTTGTTATTTGGTGTGAAGACGACCTTGAACAAGCTGGCGCTGAACAGCGAGTTTTCCTGACAAGAGTTGAGCGAGTTCGACTGGAGAATCGGCTCTGCCATTGCTGGTGCGACGAGCGCCGCGAGCGACGCGAAGGCCGCAACGGGCCGTGTTAAAGATAACCTCATGGTGACCAACAATCGATTCAGATGACAGGCGACAGTCTAAGCAACCTGTGCTTTTTTAGAGAGTCGGGAGTTGGCgtgaggtgggtgagtggTGCGGCGTAGTTGGTTTGTTTACTCGGTTTGAACCAGTCGCTTCTTTTGCGGTCGTCCGTTGCCTTGTCCGTCGAGTTTGCAAAACCGTGAGCCGCCAGCGTGCAGGTGTCGGTAGAGAGAGCCTGTATTTTTGGTAAAGAAACAGActggaagatgaagaacagCTAAACGAGGCGCTGAGAGAAATTTCGAAGGGAAACCAGGGAAGAATGCGGAATGAAGACGGCGTCGAGTGAAGAGGCGCGCGCGCGCTGTGAGAATCGAAGGCGGGTTGCTTTTGGTGTCGATTGTTGGCAGGGAGAATAGTAAAAAAAGCGAGAGTATGCTGCCAAACAACGGCGACCAGTTGGCTAGTTACGCCAATGCTAAGAATTCCGCCACCTTTTCTCTCAAAAACGACagtgagaagaaggagatttTGCAATCATCAAGCGGTTGCAAAAATccatgtggtggtgagaggtggAAATGGAAGTCTGAGTGAGAGAAGCGGAAGACGAGGGAGCATTTGGGATTAGGGGGGTCTGAGAGGAAACGGGGGACACAGCGCTTGTGTCGCGGTGCAGCAGGTCTTCTGTCGTAATGAGCGCACGGGGGGGAGCGGGAAGCGCCAATGCCTGCCAACCGTCTCTGCCAGGGTAGCGCCCGTTAATGCACGCTTGGAGATGAGATCGCCATGTTAGTGCACGACGATACAGATGTCATGACTTGTGCCCAACGGCGGGTCGACCGCTATCTCGTGGCCGGGTGTTACAGACTGGGCTCTAACAGTTCAACCTCACAGCGCGTAGCCGAGACCGTCGAACCCCTTATTACTCAATGCAGTGCTACTGTCGGAGAATTCGATTTCTTCATCGACATacatgatggatggatattTCTCATGAGCAAAACAACAGAATGAAGAGACATTCGTATTGCATTCCAAGAGTCTTGACGCTTTCTTGGGAGGCGCTGGGCGAGACTTGGGAGGAATCGCCAAGCAGGGAATTTGAACATGTTGTTCTCCGCGAGTTCCGTCATAGCATTCCGTTCCCTCAACGGTGAGAGGGTGCGatcatcaacaccgcccCTCTTGCGAGCTTTCCAAGATCTTGTCTGCATCTTGCATACGCAAGCTCCATCTCTTTCTGTCACTACCAGCCACCGAACCGATAGAAAACGTTGCAAGTCCATCCTAGAAATCGGATACGGATTGTAATGAAGGGGACTTGCACAGCCCCCCCACCAATATCCCGGCAATGAAACGGGAGCGCCCCCCCCCGCTTCAAAAAGCTCGCTCCGGTCCACGTTTCTGACCAGTCCGTTTTGTCCGTGTTGGTCGCCATGATCACGGCTCGTTTTGGGTGGGAAATCGACAGGCAAGAGCAAAAGATGCCATTTGTTTATTTACCACTTCCCTGGTTCACAGGAGGCAGCCTTCATGATGTCTGCAGATGCGGTGGCGGCCAATCAGGTCGTGACCCCTCCCTCTGATGACATGCAGCAGGTACAAGGTGGTGTGCCCCTCCAGGCTTCAAGGTC from Podospora pseudoanserina strain CBS 124.78 chromosome 2, whole genome shotgun sequence includes the following:
- a CDS encoding hypothetical protein (COG:S; EggNog:ENOG503PEUE), whose amino-acid sequence is MVASFVWTAEEAKYLKAVLRWQDAPSSDDDATATRPIQPRRRPPPPPQATIQLPSQNRRQPQEKEDHPPSGELRVLVLGAKGAGKSSLLSRFSQGTFPPATQPTAATTTTSPSGESHSGSCRHPIFLLPSTTGDSKKKKYIIDALEFPSNQSSSNPLLEQALAITEAAVVVYDTASADSFRLAKGVVEFILEHFDPLTPSPNNSANRRVYPVVLVGNKFDNDKEREVSEDEGREAAGKMGVRCMMGVSARTGEGVQGVFETIGAEVLAAKRATTTAREVGREMVQGGGYEKAGNRPQLVRQGGSAGGSKKKGGLLRRMFWGRKLHTRQGVA
- the FLC3_1 gene encoding putative flavin carrier protein 3 (EggNog:ENOG503NW1I; COG:S), producing the protein MRLSLTRPVAAFASLAALVAPAMAEPILQSNSLNSCQENSLFSASLFKVVFTPNNKTANVDIVAVSSVQGNVTFDVEVSAYGFPIIKQKVSPCDMGLAGLCPMTAGKIPLNFNLPVTGDALEQVPGIAYNFPDLDATVKVIFTMTDGPEAGNAVACVEADISNGKTVDLLGVKWATAIVAGLALTSSAIMSGLGHYNAASHVAANALSLFGYFQAQAMLGLTGVPLPPVVMSWTQDFQWSMGIIRLEFMQDIFTWYQRATGGTPATIFDSLTTVSVQVEKRSLDFIEAGMSLAKRSVAMMPRSIAEPLGQAMKRDLMRRANIETSSGSYIVYGIQRVAFRAGIESTNVFMTCVAFFCLMVIFVSLAVAAFKGACEMAVKNKMMDSDKFLDFRNGWLTVLKGILFRLTLIGFPSMAIMCLWEFTQNDSAALMVLAVFFLIGMTTTLCWAAFKVIMIARRSIVMHNNPAYILFSDPQALNKWGFLYVQFRASAYYFILPYLGYLGLKAMFIAFAQHSGTVQAVGFLIIEAGALIAASVLRPWMDKSTNSFNIAICAINFVNSIFLMIFTEVFNQPRLVTGVVGVVLWIANASFALVLLLMLIVTTVIVIFRDNPDGRYTYMADDRTSFMKSQTHLTTTTELDALAATARGGKEGFNKGMDLDDDAESITSDSLRRQTERLGVPSAHSNQSFGAHSNNSFGAHSNQSFGAQSNYNNQGYGNRPQSPANPSMPFFPADGPRSPPRYQDNGSMRAPSPFDGSPPYRNQNNSPGPGAFRQQNNASPSPWQRGAGYD